In Mixophyes fleayi isolate aMixFle1 chromosome 4, aMixFle1.hap1, whole genome shotgun sequence, the following proteins share a genomic window:
- the LOC142150472 gene encoding olfactory receptor 1468-like yields the protein MYETNITIITMIHLLGFQSPQSITYYLFFLFFIVYCMTICGNLLIITLVSYSKNLHSPMYIFLTQLAVSDILLATDILPNMLHVVLVKVNRMSFVHCIAQFYFFCVSETLECLLLTVMSYDRYLAICKPLHYSSIMNTHICLKMVIVTWILSASVVLIHTLTITTLQFCGPNIIDHFFCDLAPLLELSCSDTTLVQLEFNLLGSLFVEIPFLIVIISYVYIIVTILQIPSVTGRKKAFSTCSSHLAVVSMYYGSLVCVYLVPTRRQAWNISKVLSLLYTVVTPLMNPIIYSLRNKELKKAAEQMINNFNKNSFKFILKVGI from the coding sequence ATGTATGAAACAAATATAACCATCATCACCATGATCCATCTTTTGGGATTTCAGAGTCCTCAAAGTATAACatattatctcttctttcttttctttattgtttactgtatgaCAATATGTGGGAACCTCCTGATCATCACTCTGGTGTCCTACAGCAAGAACCTCCACTCTCCCATGTACATCTTCCTCACACAACTCGCTGTATCAGACATCTTACTGGCAACAGATATTCTTCCAAATATGCTTCATGTTGTTTTAGTAAAAGTCAATAGAATGTCATTTGTTCACTGCATCGCTCAGTTTTATTTCTTTTGTGTCTCAGAAACCTTAGAGTGCCTTCTTCTGACCGTGATGAGTTATGACAGATATTTGGCCATCTGTAAACCACTGCACTACTCTTCTATAATGAATACTCACATATGCCTTAAAATGGTTATTGTGACTTGGATATTGAGTGCTTCAGTAGTGTTAATCCACACTCTAACTATAACCACTTTGCAGTTTTGTGGACCAAATATCATTGACCACTTTTTCTGTGATCTTGCTCCACTACTAGAGCTTTCATGCTCAGATACCACCTTGGTTCAATTAGAATTTAACCTGTTGGGTTCTCTGTTTGTTGAGATCCCATTCCTAATTGTCATTATATCATATGTTTATATTATAGTTACCATTCTACAGATCCCATCTGTTACTGGAAGAAAAAAAGCTTTCTCCACCTGCAGTTCCCACCTAGCTGTGGTGTCTATGTATTATGGAAGCCTAGTTTGTGTTTATTTGGTTCCAACCAGAAGACAAGCATGGAACATTAGCAAAGTCCTATCCCTGTTGTACACTGTGGTCACCCCATTGATGAATCCAATTATATACAGTCTGAGAAATAAAGAATTAAAGAAAGCAGCTGAACAAATGATcaataactttaataaaaattcttttaaatttattttaaaggttGGTATTTAA